The window ACCTCAATTAACAATTGTCTTTCCCAGCTAGATCATGATGATTTAGCGGATTATGAAAAAGACCGTATTATGCGTCGGCTTCGTCAGCTTGTTTGTCAAGCTTGGTATACAGATGAAATACGTAAACAGCGACCAACACCTATTGATGAAGCAAAATGGGGATTTTCTGTCATTGAAGACAGTTTATGGGAAGGTGTTCCTTTATTCCTTCGAGAATTTAATGATCAATTAGTCTATGCTTTTGATCAGCAATTACCGGTTGAGCAAGTGCCAATAAAATTCACCTCGTGGATGGGGGGAGATCGTGATGGAAATCCTAATGTAACGGCTAAGATAACTGCGAAAGTAATGCTGCAAGCGCGTATTAAAGCGATAGAGTTATTTTTAGCGGATATTCAAGTTCTTGTTCGTGAATTATCAATGTCTGAATGTACAGACGATGTATTAGATTATCTTGCTGTAGGTACTGAATGTGCTGAGCCATACCGAGTCGTAATGAAAAAATTACGAATTCGATTAGTTAATACCCATTTATACTTAAAATCGCTCCTCAATGAAGAGGATATTTTACCGCCAGCTGATATTTTGTTGAAAAATGAGCAATTATGGCAACCACTGTATATGTGCTATAACTCGCTGATTGCTTGTGGTATGTCAACCATCGCTCATGGGCCATTATTGGACACATTACGTCGTATTAAAAGTTTTGGTTTACAATTGGTACGTTTAGATATTCGTCAAGATAGCTCTTTCCATACACAAGCTCTTGATGCATTGACACAAGAGTTAAAAATCGGGAGTTATGCTTCATGGAGTGAAGAGGAAAAACAACAATTTCTATTAACTGAATTGGCCTCTAATCGTCCTTTACTCCCTTACCAATGGCAGCAGGAAGAACAAGTAAAAGAGGTTTTTGATACTTGCAAAGTTATTGCTCATGCGGGAGAAGAGTCAATTGCGGCTTATGTCATTTCAATGGCGAAAACGCCGTCTGATATTCTTGCTGTCTGCTTATTACTGAAATCAGCAAATTGCCAGAAAGAGATTCCGATTGTACCGCTTTTTGAAACATTAGATGATCTTAATAACGCCAAATCAGTGATGCAAAAATTGCTTGATATTCCGTGGTATCGAGAAAAAATTAATGGTCGACAGATGGTTATGATCGGCTATTCCGATTCAGCAAAAGATGCCGGAACACTTGCTGCATCTTGGGCACAATATCGTTCACAAGAAGAACTGGTTAAACTTTTTGCAGATTACCAAATTGAACTAACACTATTTCATGGTCGAGGTGGTTCAATTGGTCGAGGTGGTGCACCTGCTCATGCAGCCTTACTTTCTCAGCCGCCAGGCTCTTTAAAAGGTGGACTACGAGTCACTGAACAAGGGGAAATGATTCGCTTTAAATTAGGGTTGCCTGAAATTGCGTTGAGTAGTCTCATGCTTTACGCTTCAGCTATCTTACAAGCAAATTTATTGCCGCCACCTAATCCGCAACAAGCATGGCGAGATATCATGGATGAAATGTCGGTAAAATCCTGCCAATGTTATCGCCATTATGTCCGTGATGAGCCTCAGTTTGTCTCATATTTCCGTGCAGTGACCCCCGAAGCTGAATTGGGTCGCTTGCCTCTCGGTTCTCGTCCCCAGAAACGTAACAAAGGTGGCGGAATCGAAAGCTTACGCGCTATTCCTTGGGTTTTTGCATGGACACAGAATCGTTTGATGTTACCTTCTTGGCTTGGAGCAGGTACGGCCTTAAAAGGCGCAATAACAGATGGAAAAGAAAATCTACTAAAAGAGATGTATTATCACTGGCCGTTTTTTAATACGCGCCTAGGTATGCTGGAAATGGTTTATGCTAAAGCTGATACCAATATTTACCAATACTATGAAAAACGATTAGTTGACCGTTCAATGTGGCATCTAGGTGATATGCTATGTAGTATGTTAAAAGAGGATATTGAAACAGTATTAAAAATTACTGATGATGATAGTTTAATGGCTGATTTACCGTGGATCGCCGAATCTGTCGCGTTACGAAATACTTATATCGAACCGTTGAACTTACTGCAAGTTGAACTCCTCGAGCGTTCACGTAAAAATCCACAAGAAAATTCAATTGTTGAACAGGCGTTAATGATTACTATATCGGGTATTGCTGCTGGTATGCGTAACTCAGGTTAAGGTCAAAAAAGATTGGCATATTCATGTGCCAATCTTTTTTTTTAATCAGTTTCGTCGTTGTATTCATCTTGTCTTAGTAACTCGGCTAAATTGGCTTTTGCATCTTCGTCACCTTGTTCGGCGGCTTTAGTAAACCAGTAGATAGCTCGGCCCTTATTTTTAATAATACCATTACCATCAAGATATTTTGTTGCTAAATTATATTGCGCATCCATACTGCCATTCTCTGCCGCTTTAATATACCATTCAACAGCTTTTACCGGATCTTGCTCAACGCCACCACCAATATCATACATTACACCAATGTTAAATTGGGCATCAACATTGCCATTATCTGCGGCTTTTGTAAACCAGTAAGCTGCTTTCGAATTATTCGGTTTAGTTCCGATTCCTGTTGCATACATAATACCTAGATTATACATAGCCGGTACATAATCATGCTCCGCAGCCTCGGTGTAACAATAAATAGCGGCAAGATAATCTTGCGTGATTCCATCACCCTTTTCAGACATGACCGCTAAATAATACAGGGCTTCGCTATTACTCTCTTTAGCCGCTTTACTAAACCAATCTGCTGCAATTTTTTTATTTTGTGGAATGCCATCACCAAAAAAGTAGATTAGTCCGATATTTAAGTTAGCATCAGAGATGCCTTGTTGACCCGCTAATGTGAACCAATCGATTGAAAGTAATATATTTCTAGTTGTACCCGTACCATTTTTATAGGCTAATGCTAAATTATATTGCGCTAAAGCAAAATGTTGATTAGCGGCTTTTTGGTAGTATTCAAATGCTTTTAGTAAATCTCGATTGACTCCTAGCCCATCAACATAAAGATTTGCGAGGTTATTTTGCGCTTTTGCCATTCCCTGATCAGCCGCTTTTTTATACCAAAATGCGGCTTTGATATAGTTCGTTTCGGTACCCAGTCCTTGTTGGTAGATATTAGCAAGAGAATATTGTGAATCGGCATCACCTTTTTCGGCGGCAGCTTGTAATGATGGGATTAATGCAGAAGGGTCATTAATTATGATCTTTGTTGATGAAGCTGAATTTTGAGTTAGTGTATTGGCATGTGTGATGTGCTCCTAGTTTAGTGGAGACTTTTTAGTAACAAAAAAGGAGTCTCAAATGAGTAAAAAATACGATCCCCAATTTAAACAAGAAGCGATCAATTTAGCCCTAAATAGCGAACAAACTTATCGACAAACAGCCAATGATTTAGGTATAAATTACAAAACATTTTGTAATTGGATGTACCAAACGATGAATAAACCAACCCATCAAGCGATAAAATCAAATAAAAAACCAGACTATCACGAACTTGAGCGTCAAAATAAAGCGATGAAAAAAGAGCTTGAGCTACGTAAAAAGGAGATCGATATCCTAAAAAAGGCCGCTCAGTACTTTGCGAGCCTGAAATAGCAAGGTACGAATTTATTAAAAAGCAAAACACGCTATCTAAGCGTCGTTTATTTCATCTATTTGACGTGTCAAGTAGTGGTTACTATGCCTATTTAAAGCGATTACCGTCTCAGAGAACAGTGTTTAATCAGCAGCTTGACAAAAAGATTGAAACACTATTTGAAGATCATCGGCATCTCTATGGTTATCGGCGTTTACATGTCGAACTTTTGGAGGAAGGCTATTGTTTATCACGTGAACGAGTTCGTCGACGAATGCACAAGCTTCACCTTAAAGCAAAACAACGCAAAAAGTATAAACAAACAACGCACAGTAACCACAACAAACCGGTCGCTGAAAATATTTTAGATAGGCACTTTACCATGGACACACCTAATCAAGCTTGGGTATGCGATATAACTTATATTAAAGTGAACGGACAGTGGTTATACCTCGCGATTGTACTTGATCTCTACTCTCGTAAAATCATAGGCTGGGCGATGGATACGCATATGGAAAGCTCGCTAGTTTGTCAAGCCTTAACTATGGCTTTGCTTCATCGGGGCTATCCAAGTAAAGTGATTGTTCATAGTGACCGTGGTGGCCAGTATTGTTCCGATGATTACCAAGCTATATTAACGGCTTATGGCTTAACGTGTAGTATGAGTCGCAAAGGTAACTGTTGGGATAATGCGGTGGCTGAAAGCTTTTTCCATACCTTAAAAACAGAATGGATTTACCGACACAAACTAGAAAATATGGCACAAGCTAAATCGATGATCTTGTGGTACATTGAGGTTTACTATAACCGAGTAAGAAAACATTCATATTTAAACTATTTATCACCTGTTCAATTTGAAGAAAAAATGATTTAATAATTTGAAAATAACTCTCCACTAAAATGTGGGCAGATCAGTGTAGTCGATATAAAAATCAACAAGCATAATAATACAATAAATGGGCGAGTTAGGGTCATCACACATATCCAATCAAATTCTTAATAAGCATTTTCAGTATAAATTTTGTAAATTATACATAAAGATTTTGATCGATAATAGTACTTGTTGATTAATAAAAAATCGTGGTAAAGATGACTTGATAACTATTGATAATCTTAATCGATTATTATTTTTTTCCAAAAAAATCAATAAGTCAGTTATTAATAAGCTTATTATTGATAGTGAACACTTACTTTTTAAAGTAATGAGACGTATTTATTATTTTTATGGTATTTAATTTTTTTAAAGTATAAATAATTTTTATTAAATTTAAGTTTTATTGATTGAAAAACGGACAAATTTAATAGGGATAGTATGTGATTCTGAGCTAATTTACAGACTTGCTCACCGAATAAAGCTAGCCGAACTCTGCTAGCTTAATTGTAGAGTTGATTCCAATCGGTATTTTTACTGTGCCAACGTAAAATTTTTATCATTCGGTTAGCTGTTAATGTTAAAGGAGTATTTCTTGGATAAATAAGACTATAGGTCGCTTCTGGTAAAGGAGATTGTAGTTTTATTTCAGACAAAGCATGATCTAATAATAACGGTTTTGACATTGCATAAGCGATGATCATTAAATAATCGCTTTTCAGTGCTAAATTTAGACCACATATTATCGAATCAGTAAATAGTGGTGCCGAATCTAATTGATTATAGGTATTTTGTAAAAAATTTTGTATTTGCTGATAGTAGCCCATATCGGTTGCAGGTACTAACCAGTTAGCACTACGTAGTTGCTCTAGGTCTGTACAGTTTTCTAAAGAATGTCCTTTTCGACATAAAATAGTAAATGGTGCTTTAAATAAGGGTTCTTCAATAAATTCATTGAGTGGTATATTTTCAGAGACAGTGCCAATGGCAAAATCTAATTTGTTTTCTCGTAACTCAGGCATGAGTACTGAAAGTTGTCCCTCTTTTAAAAATAGACTGGCTTTGGGTAAGAATTTTTTAAACTCAGCTAACATTTTTGGATAAATAGTTAACAAAATTAAAGAGGAGCAGCCAATTCGCAAATAACCTTCGGCTTGTTCATTCACATATTGTAACTCTTCAGTAGCCTTTTGTAGTTCACTTAAAATTACTTCCATTCTAATTGAGAATAGTCGTCCCGCTTCTGTTAATTGAACACCGCGAACGCCGCGGATAATTAATGCTGTGCCTAGGCTACTTTCTAACTCTTTCATTGACCGAGTTAGTGCAGGCTGCGATTGGTTTAATGCGCGCGACGCTGCCCTAATACTGCCGTATTTAATAATTGCTTGAAAAACTTTCAATTGACCAATTTTAGGTAAATATTTTATGCCTAGACCTATCAGTTTTTGTTATCACATGGTGGAAAATAGTATTCCCCTATAAAGAGAAAGGGAATATATATTAATGAATATTAACTAATACATTGTAATATAATGATATTTTTGTGATCTGGATCACATTTTATTATTATGAATACCGAATAAAACTACAACGGATTATTCCATTTAATTTAAGGTGAGCGCATGAAAATAGAAAACGATATATGATGATATTACTACTTTTTATCGGTTATTTAGTTGTTTATATCGATAAAACAGTAATTGGTTTAGCCATGATAGATATAAGTAAAGAGCTTGATCTTTCAACTAAAGATGTTGGTTATATTACGGGATTATTCTTTCTTATTCGGTATTTCAAATTCCAGCCGGTTGGTTAAATGATCGTATTGGCTATAAAAAAGTGTTATTGCTTTCTCTGGTCATAATCGGGGCTTGTGCATTTCTTTTTGGCTTTATCGGCTCAACGATTGCGTTATTAATCACTTTCCGTTTTTTAGCTGGAGTCGGGCATTCAGGCTATCCTTGTTCATGCGCAAAGGCAGTCTCTTCTAATTTTGCAGTAGATGAAAGAACATTAGCTCAGTCCATTTTACTCTCTTCAAGCGGTGTCGCTATGATTATAGGGCCAATTGCAGTTAGTTATACTTTGAGCTTAATTGGTTGGCGTTGGACCTATATTGACTTAGCGCTTATCGCGTTTGTAGTTGCATTATTAATTTTAGTCGGTGTTCCTAACTTGAAGAAAAGTGGTACCAATACTGCGGTGAATTCAGAACCGAAAATATCGTATTTTTCACTATTGAAAAATCCAGTAGTGGTATTACTTTTTATTGCTATATTTGGCGTTAATATTCCAGCGTATGGTTTGATGCTTTGGCTACCTAAATATTTGGTACAAGCAAGAGATCTAAATTTAGAATGGGCAGCATATGTCATGGCTTTTGGTGGCGTAGCTCAGTGGATTTCTTCTATTGGTAGTGGATGGTTCGTTGGAAAATATATGCGAAATAGAGAGAAGAGAGTTATTTTTGTGAGTTCACTTATTTCTGCGGTTTGTATCTGGTTAGTCTATTTTAATTCAAATATTATCGTATCGGCTATATTCCTATTTATTGCCTATATCTTTTTGATGACCTCTTTTGTCACTATTTTCACTTTACCAATGAAATGGCTACCTGCCAATGTGATTGGTTCTGCTATGGGAGTTGTTAATACAGGCGGGACTTTAGGTGGATTTGTTTCTCCAATCGTTATTGGTTTTATGATCTCTAGTGAAAATAGTGCTATGTCAGGCGATTTTTCTTTTGCCTTTATGTTTCTTTCAGCTGGAATGGTACTGGCTGCGTTAATCGTGTTACCGTTGAAAAAACCACAACACGAATTAGCTTGAAATAATTAATTATAGGAGTCGAATTATGCAAACTGTAAATACTTTAATTGAATCGGTCAAAAATGAGGTTATTGGATGGCGTCGTCATATTCATCAATATCCAGATTTAACATTCAATGAACAAAAAACTGCTAATTATATTTATGAGCAATTGGAAAAAATTGAAGGACTACAACTAAGTCGTCCAACTCCCACTAGTGTGACAGCTTATTTGGCAGGTGCGCAATCTGGTAAAACGATTGCTTTACGAGGGGATATTGATGCGTTACCTATCACTGAGTGTAGTGGTGAAACTTTTAGTTCAACAAATACAGGCGTCATGCACGCTTGTGGGCATGATGCACACGCGGCAATGTTATTAGGTGCGGCAAAAGTTCTTGCTCAACTTAAAGCTCAAATTAAAGGAAATGTACTTTTCATTTTCCAACCTGCGGAAGAAGTGCCACCAGGAGGTGCGAAAGAGCTAGTCGAAAAAGGGGTTCTCGATAATGTAGATATGATTTTTGGACTGCATGTATTTCCAAATATTGAAACCGGTAAAATTTCCCTTAAGCGTCGAGTATTTAGTGCTTCGAGTGATAATTTTGATATTACGATTAAAGGTGTTGGGGGTCATGGCTCGATGCCTCAAAACTGTATCGATCCAATTACGATTGGTGCAGAAGTCGTTAGTGCATTACAGCAAATTGTGGCGCGTAATCTTGATCCACTACATGCTCCAGTATTAACTGTTGCAACATTTCAGGCTGGCGATAGCTATAATGTTATTCCTACAACCGCGCATTTAGCTGGTACGCTAAGAACTCACAATAAAGATGTTCGTCAGAAGGTACCACAATTGATGGAACGCATTGTCGCTGGTATCACTCAAGCTCATGGTGCGGATTATGAGTTTAAATGGACAACGGGATATACCATTGGTGATAATGCTGAAGAAACCTGTGATATTGCGCAACAAGTGATCACCAATGTGGTTGGTGAAGACAATCTTATTATCGCCTCAGCACCAATGTTTGGTAGTGAAGATTTCTCTTCTTATCAAGAAAAAGTCCCAGGTTGTTTCCTATTTATGGGGTCGGGTAATAAAGCAAAAGGTACGACAGTAGGTCTACATAATGCGAAATTTATTTTAGACGAAGATGTGTTAGATATCGGCGTAAAAATGCATGTTGGCTTCGTTCAACAGCTTTTAATATCATAATTTTTATTGGTATTTTAAGAGGGTAATGAGCACTATATTTTAATATCGTACTCATTACCCTCTTTCTTTCTATTTTTTGCCATTTTATAACGGGGCGAACTGGTCATAATTAAATCAATTTATTTTTATCTGGATTCACTTTCAACAAAGCATTACAATACAACTCGCTAAAATCGCGGATTTAAAGCCGTTTTCATTTTAACAATTACAACTAGCTGAGTTATTGATGAGCAAAAAATTACATATCAAAACTTGGGGCTGCCAGATGAATGAGTATGACTCATCAAAAATGGCCGACCTCCTTGAATCTACCCATGGTCTAACATTAACTGAAGATGCCGAAGAAGCCGATATTTTATTATTAAATACCTGTTCTATTCGGGAAAAAGCACAAGAAAAAGTATTTCATCAGTTAGGCCGATGGAAAAATTTAAAAAAACATAATCCGAATATTATTATTGGTGTTGGTGGCTGCGTCGCTTCACAAGAAGGTGAACATATTCGTAAACGAGCCCCTTTTGTCGATATTATCTTTGGCCCGCAGACTTTTCACCGTTTACCAGAGATGATCAACCGTATTAGTAGCAGTGAAAACACGCATATTGTTGATGTTAGTTTCCCTGAAATTGAAAAATTTGATAGTTTACCCGAGCCTCGTAGTGAAGGCCCGACAGCATTTGTCTCTATTATGGAAGGGTGTAATAAGTATTGTACTTATTGTGTGGTACCTTATACCCGAGGCGAAGAAGTGAGTCGACCATTTGATGATGTCATTTATGAAATTGCACAGTTGGCAGCGCAGGGCGTGCGTGAAGTAAATTTACTGGGACAAAATGTAAATGCGTATCGTGGTCCAACTTTTGATGGTGGCCTTTGTACTTTTGCCGAGTTATTACGTTTAGTTGCGGCAATCGATGGTATTGATCGTATTCGCTTTACGACTAGTCATCCAATTGAGTTTACTGATGACATTATTGAAGTTTATCAAGATACACCTGAACTAGTTAGTTATTTACATCTACCAGTACAAAGTGGTTCTGATCGTGTGCTTAATCTGATGAAGCGAACACATACTGCACTTGAGTATAAATCAATTATTCGTAAGTTACATAAAGTTCGTCCAAATATTCAAATTAGCTCTGACTTTATTGTTGGTTTCCCAGGTGAAACACAGGAAGATTTTGAGCAGACGATGAAACTGATCGCTGATGTTAATTTTGATTTAAGTTATAGCTTTGTTTATTCTGCAAGACCAGGAACACCAGCAGCAGATATGGAAGATAACGTTTCAGAAGAAGAGAAAAAACAGCGTCTTTATATCTTACAAGAACGAATCAATCAGCAAGCTATGCAATTTAGTCGTAAAATGTTGGGTACTGTGCAAAGAGTATTAGTTGAAGGTCCATCTAAAAAAGATTTAATGGAGCTAACGGGACGCACTGAGAATAACCGTATCGTCAATTTTGAGGGGCAACCTGATATGATTGGTAAATTTGTAGATGTTGAAATCACCGATGTTTATCCAAATTCATTACGTGGTAAAGTGATTCGTACTGAAGATGAGATGGATTTACGAATTAGCCTATCACCAAGCTCTATTATTGCTAAAACTCAGAAAGCGGATGCGCTCGGTGTGGAAATTTATCGCCCTTAATGGTGAAAAATATTTGAAGGATAACGCTTGAACATTATTACACACGAAATTAATTTGGAACCAGCAGATAATCAGCGATTAAATGCATTATGTGGGCCTCATAACAATAACATTAAACAGCTAGAAAAGCGTTTAGGTATTGAGATTAATCATCGTAGTAATCAATTTAGGTTAACTGGCGATACGATTTGCGCGCAAGCTGCCGCGCAAATTTTGCAAGATTTGTATAAGCAGACAACCAATAAACAACAAATAGTTGATATTGAACCTAAGCAGATACACCTTGCGATTAAGCAAAGTGGTGCACTTGAAAAAGCATCTCAACATTTACCTGCTCATGCTCTATATGATGGCGGTAAATTAGTGATGATTAAGACTAAACGTGGTGTGATTAAGCCTCGTACGCCAAATCAAGCAACTTATATTGCTAATGTTATGAATTATGACATTACGTTTGGTATTGGTCCTGCTGGTACCGGGAAAACCTATTTAGCTGTTGCTGCCGCAGTCGATGCCCTTGAAAAACAGGAAATCCGTCGAATACTATTAACGCGACCCGCAGTTGAAGCGGGTGAAAAGCTTGGTTTTTTACCGGGAGATTTAAGCCAAAAAGTCGATCCTTATTTACGTCCGCTGTATGATGCGTTATTTGAAATGCTTGGTTTTGAGAAAGTAGAAAAATTGATCGAGAAAAACGTTATTGAGGTTGCGCCGTTAGCTTATATGCGAGGACGAACGCTTAATGATGCTTTTATTATTTTGGATGAGAGTCAAAATACAACGATTGAGCAGATGAAAATGTTTTTGACGCGTATTGGTTTTAATTCTAAAGCAGTTATTACTGGGGATATTACTCAGATAGACTTACCTCGTCATCAAAAATCTGGTCTAAAACATGCTATTGAAGTGTTAAATCAAGTCGACGATATCAGTTTCAACTTTTTCCATAGTGAAGATGTCGTTCGACATCCTGTTGTTGCTAGAATTGTTAATGCCTATGATAAATGGGAACAAGCCGAGGAGCAACGTAAGGTGGAAAATCGGCAGAATCAAATAAAGAGTCATCAGGAGTAGCAAGTTATACAACAGCTAAATTCGCGAGATCGAGCAAAGATTCGGGATCACAGTGCAGAAGCTAATTTATTTCTACGCAGGGCATTGATTGCTTTTGCGGTCGTATTGATGATGGTTGTTGTTTTGCTTGTCACTCTCGCACATTTACAAATATTGAGTTTTGGTTATTACAATACAAAATCTAATAATAACCGTATTGAAATTATCCCTATTCCACCGAATCGAGGGGTGATTTATGATAGAAATGGTACACCGTTAGCGATTAACAATACGATTTATCAGTTAAAAATTATCCCTGACAAAATTAGTAACTTAGAAGAGCAGCTTAATGAGTTAAGAGGACTCGTTGATCTGACTGACGAAGATATTGAAATTTTCCAAAAAGAGCGCCGTAGCTATAAAGCTCACCGACCGGTTCCCCTTAAAGATAATTTGACAGAAAAAGAGATTGCTAAATTTGTTGTTAATCAGCACCGTTTCCCTTTTGTTAATATTTCAGGTAATCAGCATCGTTACTATCCATATTCGAGTGCTTTAACTCATGTATTAGGCTATGTCTCGAAAATTAATAATCAGGATAAAGCACGCTTAGAAGAGGAAAATAAGCTTAGTGATTATGTCGGTACACTTAATATCGGCAAAATTGGTGTGGAACGTTTTTATGAAGATTTACTCCATGGCACGCCTGGATATGAAGAAGTTGAGGTCAATAATCGAGGAACGATTGTTCGCCAATTAAATCACAATCCTCCTCAAGCGGGAGAAGATATCTATTTAACGATTGATCTCAATTTACAGCTATATATTCAAAAATTGCTAGATGGTAGAAAGGCTGCGGTTGTTGCAATCGATCCTAATAATGGTGAGGTGTTAGCCTTGGTCTCAAGTCCAAGCTATGATCCTAATCTTTTTGTCGGTGGGATCTCTTCTAAAAAATATAATGCGTTATTAGAAGATAAAGATAAACCGCTATTTAATCGGGCAATGTTGGGATCTTATCCACCAGCTTCAACAGTAAAACCATTTATTGCTGTTTCAGCGCTGAGTGAAGGGGTGATAACGCCTAAAACCATAGTGACGGATCCTGGTTATTGGTTACTTCCAGGAACAGAAAAGCGTTTTCGTGACTGGTTACGTTGGGGACATGGTAAAGTTGATGTTGTTAAATCATTAGAAGAGTCTGTGGATACTTATTATTATCAAGTCGCTTATGATATGGGAATTGATCGCCTCTCTGCATGGATGAATAAATTTGGTTATGGTGAACGTACTGG is drawn from Orbaceae bacterium BiB and contains these coding sequences:
- a CDS encoding PhoH family protein, which translates into the protein MNIITHEINLEPADNQRLNALCGPHNNNIKQLEKRLGIEINHRSNQFRLTGDTICAQAAAQILQDLYKQTTNKQQIVDIEPKQIHLAIKQSGALEKASQHLPAHALYDGGKLVMIKTKRGVIKPRTPNQATYIANVMNYDITFGIGPAGTGKTYLAVAAAVDALEKQEIRRILLTRPAVEAGEKLGFLPGDLSQKVDPYLRPLYDALFEMLGFEKVEKLIEKNVIEVAPLAYMRGRTLNDAFIILDESQNTTIEQMKMFLTRIGFNSKAVITGDITQIDLPRHQKSGLKHAIEVLNQVDDISFNFFHSEDVVRHPVVARIVNAYDKWEQAEEQRKVENRQNQIKSHQE
- the mrdA gene encoding penicillin-binding protein 2, with amino-acid sequence MIAFAVVLMMVVVLLVTLAHLQILSFGYYNTKSNNNRIEIIPIPPNRGVIYDRNGTPLAINNTIYQLKIIPDKISNLEEQLNELRGLVDLTDEDIEIFQKERRSYKAHRPVPLKDNLTEKEIAKFVVNQHRFPFVNISGNQHRYYPYSSALTHVLGYVSKINNQDKARLEEENKLSDYVGTLNIGKIGVERFYEDLLHGTPGYEEVEVNNRGTIVRQLNHNPPQAGEDIYLTIDLNLQLYIQKLLDGRKAAVVAIDPNNGEVLALVSSPSYDPNLFVGGISSKKYNALLEDKDKPLFNRAMLGSYPPASTVKPFIAVSALSEGVITPKTIVTDPGYWLLPGTEKRFRDWLRWGHGKVDVVKSLEESVDTYYYQVAYDMGIDRLSAWMNKFGYGERTGIDISPNEESRGIMPSRAWKMQRYKQPWVPGDTIPVGIGQGYWTATPLQLAKATTIMANNGKVYTPHLLKNKRSEMLEDGTFPALTKNAVTTNSDLTVLINQAYWALAKEGMYKVMFGSRGTARKIYAGSPYKAAGKSGTAQVYGLKADEIYNANDIPEHLRDHALFIAFAPYDKPKIALAIVLEHGGGGSSNGGAIAKHILDYYLLGDESTQVPEPIVNTRHED